The genomic interval GACCCAGCGCAGCAGCAGGCCCTCGCGTCGCGAGTCGGCGAACAGCTCGAGCTCCCCGGTCGCCGAGGTGTCGATGGTGATGTCGCAGAGCACGTCGTCGCCGGAGAGGCGGATGTCGCTGATCTCGACCCAGGTCGAGTAGCCGCCGCGGTCCCGGCTCGAGGGGGTGGTGTCGTCGGCGAAGCGGGTGTTGCCCGTCGAGCCGGGGAAGGGATCGCCGGCGTCGCCGATGTTGTCCTCCTCGGGATCGGGCCGTTCGCCGTCGCCGTTGTCGAGGTCCTCGAGGCCGTCGGCCTGCTCGACGTCCAGGTCATCGTAACGGAAGCCGAAGCCGTGGGCCCCGGAGTAGATGTGATAGACCAGCAGGCCCTCGCCGACCAGGGTGGGTTCGGGGTCGAGCTGCTGGCGGTTCTCCAGGTAGAACCACTCGTCGTAGTCAGGTGCGCCGCCCTCCCAGAGGGTGTAGACGGTGTTGTCGGTCTCCGCCGGCGGCACCAGCAGGTCGTTCTCGTCGGCGGCCAGGTTGATCACGTTGGTCCAACCCAGCTCGCTGCGGCTCCAGGCGTCGAGGAAGCTGGGGTAGCGATCGTCGAGGCCGTCGGCTCCCCAGGCGCCATAGCTCATCAGGCTCCACAACCCCGTGCCCAGATCATAGCGGTAGGGGCCGTACTGGTCGGGCAGGTTGAGCAGATGGCCCATCTCGTGGCAGGCCACCGAGATGCCGGACAGGCTGCCGTCGGCGCGTTCCTCGGCCTGGATGTCGTAATCTTCGATGTAGATCATCCCGCCGCCCGCCGCCGGGTCATTGGTCGTGTAACCCAGAGACGACATATGGCTCCAGATGTCGTTGGGATCGCCGGTGTCGGCGCCGTCGGGACCGGCGTGGTAGACCATGAACAGATCGACGATACCGTCGTCGTCGCCGGAGTTGGGAATGCCGTCGGGGCCGTCGTTGTCGTACTCGCCGAAGTCGACCGTCGGATCGGCCAGTTCGGCGGCGGCCCGGGCCACTTCGTAGCCGCCCCAGGACAGGCCGTAGTTCTGGTCGTTGTAGTTGTAGTTGTAATCGTCGGCTGTCGTCAGCCAGCCGGCGACGCCGCCGGCCAGG from Candidatus Coatesbacteria bacterium carries:
- a CDS encoding M6 family metalloprotease domain-containing protein translates to MMRRLTLAALLIIVFTVQAVPPNPQRWDLESGVHHATGEELPWPALEALAAERSATPPTPTPPLMGAVAVLLQFPDHPADTGAHPRTAYEELLFSQGTYATGSLRDYWNTVSYGAFDLAGGVAGWLTTADDYNYNYNDQNYGLSWGGYEVARAAAELADPTVDFGEYDNDGPDGIPNSGDDDGIVDLFMVYHAGPDGADTGDPNDIWSHMSSLGYTTNDPAAGGGMIYIEDYDIQAEERADGSLSGISVACHEMGHLLNLPDQYGPYRYDLGTGLWSLMSYGAWGADGLDDRYPSFLDAWSRSELGWTNVINLAADENDLLVPPAETDNTVYTLWEGGAPDYDEWFYLENRQQLDPEPTLVGEGLLVYHIYSGAHGFGFRYDDLDVEQADGLEDLDNGDGERPDPEEDNIGDAGDPFPGSTGNTRFADDTTPSSRDRGGYSTWVEISDIRLSGDDVLCDITIDTSATGELELFADSRREGLLLRWVAAPGCRSYRLSRWTNASWQILGSGLSTSAYLDRGAAGEERYRLEAFDDAGRPLASVEAVFSHQTPTTDATGLAVYPNPARGPLSVEFELAAAGEIELALYDLAGRRLATLAAGHYAAGRHTLGCDPGLSAGLYLLRLRTADQTLQRRLVVGD